One window from the genome of Gambusia affinis linkage group LG14, SWU_Gaff_1.0, whole genome shotgun sequence encodes:
- the med10 gene encoding mediator of RNA polymerase II transcription subunit 10, producing the protein MAEKFDNLEEHLEKFIENIRQLGIIVSDFQPSSQAVLNQKLNFMISGLQDIDKCQKQLHDINVPLEVFEYIDQGRNPQLYTKECLERALARNEQVKGKIDTMTKFKSLLISELSKVFPEEMAKYKDIREEDGPS; encoded by the exons atggctgaaaagTTCGACAACCTCGAGGAGCACCTGGAGAAATTCATCGAGAACATTCGGCAGCTGGGAATCATCGTCAGCGACTTCCAGCCGAGCAGCCAGGCGGTCCTGAACCAGAAACT GAACTTTATGATATCCGGACTACAAGACATCGATAAGTGCCAAAAGCAGCTTCATGACATCAACGTCCCTCTGGAAGTGTTCGA GTACATCGACCAAGGCCGAAACCCACAGCTGTACACCAAGGAATGTCTGGAGAGAGCCTTGGCAAGGAATGAGCAGGTCAAAGGGAAGATAGACACCATGACG AAATTCAAGAGCCTCTTGATTTCCGAGCTCAGCAAAGTTTTTCCTGAGGAAATGGCCAAATATAAGGACATACGGGAAGAAGACGGGCCTTCCTAG